CGTGCCGCCCGACGATCGCGACCGCTTTCGCCTGCACGTCGAACCAATGCTCACCAGCACCGACTCCGACGAACTGGTGGTGGCCGAGAATGCGTTGATCGACCTGTTGACCGCGTTGATCGCGCAGAAGCGCGTACTGCCGGCTGACGACCTGCTCAGCGCATTGGTGCACGCGTCCGACGTCGACGACGCACTGTCCCACGACGAGCTGCTGTCGACGGCTTACCTGCTGATCCTGGCCGGCTACGAAACCACGGTAAACCTGATCGGCAACGGTGTTCTTGCATTGCTGCACAACCCATCTCAACTCGCCGCAGTGCGTGCCGACCCGTCGTTGATGCCGACGGCGGTCGAGGAGTTCTTGCGGTTCGAAAGTCCGCTCAACACGGCCACCATGCGGTTCACCACCGAGGCGGTGCGGGTCGGTGATGTCGAGATACCGGAGGGCCAACTGGTCTTGATCGCCTTGCTCGGCGCCAATCACGACGGCCGGCAATTCGACGACCCGGATCGCCTCGATGTCACGCGCGCGCCGAACCCGCACCTGGCGTTCGGCCACGGCATCCACCACTGCCTCGGAGCACCGCTGGCACGTCTCGAAGGCGAAATCGCGATCGGCCGGCTTCTTGCGCGTTTTGACCGGATCGCATTGGATGACAGCGTCGTTCTGCACTATCGGAACAGCACATTGATGCGCGGGCTGACCGCGCTTCCCGTTCGCCTGTGCGAACGCCGATGAACGAAAACAGAAGCCAAGGCGGCGCGATCCAATTGCTGGGCATGATCGCGGGATTGATGCTGGCACCGATCGCAACGCCCGCGCTGATATGGGCGACGATCGCGGCGAATCTACCTCTGGCACTGGTGATCGTGCAGCTATTCGTGATGGCAGTGATCTCAAACTGGCTTTCGCGCAAAACGATTCGACCTCACGAGCTGATCGAAGACGATCGCGATGACCAGGCGATGAGCAACCTCTGGAGCCGCGGCGCGCCGAACGGCTATGGTGCCAGGCATGGCGATCGAACAACGTGCTCCGGGATTGCTGCGCGCCTCGATTGCCGTGGTTGCGGCCAGTTTGGCCGTGACCACGGTATCGGCGTGTGATTCCCACAGTGCGACTCCCGCGCCGGGGGTGAATCCGCGTCAGGTCACCGTGCTGGGATCAGGGCAGGTGCAAGGCGTCCCGGACACATTGACAGCCGACGTCGGTATCGAATTCAGCGCCGCCGACGTCACCGCGGCCATGAACCAGACCAATGACCGCCAGCAAGCAGTCATCACTGCGCTCGTCGGCGCCGGCATCGACCGCAAGGACATCAGCACCACCCAGGTGACGCTGCAGCCGCAATACAGCAATCCCGAGCCCAGCGGCACCGCCACCATCACGGGCTACCGCGCCACCAATGCCATCCAGGTCAAGATCCATCCGACCGATGCTGCGTCGCGCATGCTCGCGCTGATCGTGAGCACCGGCGGCGACGCCACCCGGATCAGTTCGGTCAGCTACTCCATCGCCGATGACTCGCAGCTGGTCAAGGACGCTCGGGCGCGGGCGTTCAACGACGCCAAGAACCGCGCCGACCAATACGCCCAGCTGTCCGGGCTGCGGTTGGGCAAGGTGCTGTCCATCTCCGAGGCAACCGGCAGCTCACCCACGGCCGGGTCGCCGCCGGCGCCGCCGAAAGCCATGGCCACCGCGGTACCGCTGGAGCCGGGCCAGCAGACGGTGAGCTTCTCCGTGACCGCGGTCTGGGAGCTGGATTAGTGGCGATCGCAAGCGCGGCGTAGCCGGGCGCAGCGGGTCGCCACCCACGGATCAGTGGCGATCGCCAGCGCGGCGTAGCCGGGCGCAGCGGGTCGCCACCCACGGATCAGTGGCGATCGCCAGCGCGGCGTAGCCGGGCGCAGCGGGTCGCCACCCACGGATCAGTGGCGATCGCAAGCGCGGCGTAGCCGGGCGCAGCGGGTCGCCACCCACGGATCAGTGGCGATCGCAAGCGCGGCGTAGCCGGGCGCAGCGGGTCGCCACCCACGGATCAGTGGCGATCGCAAGCGCGGCGTAGCCGGGCGCAGCGGGTCGCCACCACGGATTGAGTCGCGCGGCTACTGCTCGTAGACCCTGGGGTCCAGCATGCCGATGTACGAGAGGTCGCGGTAACGCTCGTCGTAGTCCAGGCCGTAGCCGACGACGAAGTCGTTGGGAATGTCGAAGCCCACATAGGAGATCTCGGCGTTGGCCCGCACCGCATCGGGTTTGCGCAGCAGCGTGCACACCCGCAGCGAGCGGGGATGGCGGGATTTCAAGTTCCGCAGCAGCCACGACAGGGTCAGGCCGGAGTCGACGACATCCTCGACGATCAACACATCGCGGGCGTTGATATCGCGGTCCAGGTCCTTGAGGATGCGGACCACCCCCGAGGACGACGTCGACGTCCCGTAGGAGCTGACGGCCATGAATTCGAACTGCGTCGGCACCGGAATCGCGCGAGCCAGGTCGGTGACGAACATCACCGCACCCTTGAGCACGGTGATCAGCAGCAGGTCTTGTCCGATCTCGCTCACGGACTCGCGGTAGTCATTGCCGATTTGCTCGCCAAGCTCGCTGATTCGGGCCTGGATCTGCTCGGTGGTGAGCAGCACAGACTTGATGTCCCCCGGGTAGAGGTCCACTGGCTGCTCGGGTGTTATCGCCGAGGAGGTCTGGGCCACGCCCACAGCGTGCCATG
The DNA window shown above is from Mycobacterium sp. Aquia_216 and carries:
- the hpt gene encoding hypoxanthine phosphoribosyltransferase; this translates as MSPPLVVRPLAWHAVGVAQTSSAITPEQPVDLYPGDIKSVLLTTEQIQARISELGEQIGNDYRESVSEIGQDLLLITVLKGAVMFVTDLARAIPVPTQFEFMAVSSYGTSTSSSGVVRILKDLDRDINARDVLIVEDVVDSGLTLSWLLRNLKSRHPRSLRVCTLLRKPDAVRANAEISYVGFDIPNDFVVGYGLDYDERYRDLSYIGMLDPRVYEQ
- a CDS encoding cytochrome P450 family protein; its protein translation is MSRNESEIDAAPAPTENSPRLGRAFIQDPHPLYRRLSAQSAVHHVEIWGEADAWIVTRYAEARALLADPRLSKNWHGLTGFFPPDDHAQHRSLLNSHMLLRDPPDHTRLRKLLTKEFTAGSVRKMRRDIVAIADELLDRIAVAAQGDAVVDLMPSYALALPLGVIGRLLGVPPDDRDRFRLHVEPMLTSTDSDELVVAENALIDLLTALIAQKRVLPADDLLSALVHASDVDDALSHDELLSTAYLLILAGYETTVNLIGNGVLALLHNPSQLAAVRADPSLMPTAVEEFLRFESPLNTATMRFTTEAVRVGDVEIPEGQLVLIALLGANHDGRQFDDPDRLDVTRAPNPHLAFGHGIHHCLGAPLARLEGEIAIGRLLARFDRIALDDSVVLHYRNSTLMRGLTALPVRLCERR
- a CDS encoding SIMPL domain-containing protein, producing MAIEQRAPGLLRASIAVVAASLAVTTVSACDSHSATPAPGVNPRQVTVLGSGQVQGVPDTLTADVGIEFSAADVTAAMNQTNDRQQAVITALVGAGIDRKDISTTQVTLQPQYSNPEPSGTATITGYRATNAIQVKIHPTDAASRMLALIVSTGGDATRISSVSYSIADDSQLVKDARARAFNDAKNRADQYAQLSGLRLGKVLSISEATGSSPTAGSPPAPPKAMATAVPLEPGQQTVSFSVTAVWELD